Proteins found in one Hyla sarda isolate aHylSar1 chromosome 7, aHylSar1.hap1, whole genome shotgun sequence genomic segment:
- the LOC130281877 gene encoding late cornified envelope-like proline-rich protein 1, protein MGFLKPHIIIRSLLILRLTSRNSNVSPPKLEPESSPVQESSPVPESSPVPESSPVPESVYLSLVPACPVPVFLPCPSALTVTSCPPSSACHVLPVSVCATSPPSYLCG, encoded by the exons ATGGGTTTCCTAAAGCCTCATATAATAATCCGATCATTGCTGATATTGAGGTTAACATCCAGGAACTCCAATGTCTCTCCACCGAAATTAGAG cctgagtcaagtcctgttcaagagtcaagtcctgttccagagtcaagtcctgttccagagtcaagtcctgttccagagTCTGTGTACCTGTCCCTAGTTCCGGCCTGTCCTGTTCCCGtgttcctgccttgtccttctgccttGACAGTCACGTCCTGCCCACCAAGTTCTGCCTGCCATGTCCTGCCAGTCTCTGTCTGTGCCACatcaccccccagctacctgtgtggctga